In one Flammeovirga yaeyamensis genomic region, the following are encoded:
- a CDS encoding alpha/beta hydrolase family protein, which produces MAKIMTDFKTYNIKTQDGVSLTLKRYCKSKKGDSVLMLHGLTSNSKTFDSGYFKNMKDYFLENAYEDVWILDWRGSSIYKDKYTNKNHNIDEVANYDIPETVEFIQSIIGVNKLHIVSICIGSMALSMSLVTNKLKNIESVTLATMGLYPKLPDNVLYKLYAIPTIAKKLLNLKKLEVVDKKISLKSGNYLLSLMAKLNNKCPNATCRNLNYLWGDGSYNTLFNHDNLTKKVHDNLQEFFGAVSLSYFQHIKLMLMNASVVSQDASINYLDLSNNFNTRVLLITGEDNHVWYDSTQEYFKILETYFTTDNFVLKTFPNYGHWDIYTGKNAYNDVFPSILKFMNTKNEDGITKVEVNEFSI; this is translated from the coding sequence ATGGCTAAAATAATGACTGACTTCAAAACATATAACATTAAAACTCAAGATGGTGTATCACTGACTTTAAAAAGATACTGTAAATCCAAAAAAGGAGATAGTGTGCTCATGCTTCATGGTTTAACAAGTAATTCTAAAACATTCGATAGTGGTTATTTTAAAAATATGAAAGACTACTTTTTAGAAAACGCATACGAAGATGTTTGGATATTAGATTGGAGAGGAAGTAGTATTTATAAAGATAAATACACTAACAAAAACCACAACATCGATGAAGTTGCCAATTATGATATTCCAGAAACTGTTGAGTTCATTCAGTCAATCATAGGCGTAAATAAATTACATATCGTCAGTATTTGTATTGGTTCTATGGCACTTTCGATGTCATTAGTCACTAATAAATTAAAAAATATTGAGAGTGTAACTTTAGCCACAATGGGGTTATATCCAAAATTGCCTGACAATGTTTTATACAAATTATATGCAATTCCAACTATTGCGAAAAAGTTGTTGAATTTAAAAAAATTAGAAGTAGTTGATAAAAAGATTTCGTTAAAATCAGGAAACTATTTACTCAGTTTGATGGCTAAATTAAATAACAAATGCCCTAATGCTACTTGTAGAAATCTAAATTATTTGTGGGGAGACGGGAGTTACAATACTTTATTTAACCATGATAACCTAACTAAAAAAGTGCATGATAATCTCCAAGAATTTTTTGGTGCTGTTTCCCTATCCTATTTCCAACATATTAAACTGATGTTGATGAATGCAAGCGTTGTTTCCCAAGATGCGTCTATCAATTATCTCGACTTATCGAATAATTTCAATACTCGAGTTTTGTTAATCACCGGAGAGGATAATCATGTTTGGTATGATTCCACTCAAGAATATTTCAAAATATTAGAGACCTATTTCACAACGGATAATTTTGTACTCAAAACTTTCCCAAATTATGGACATTGGGATATTTACACAGGAAAAAATGCCTATAATGATGTTTTCCCTTCCATTCTAAAGTTTATGAATACTAAGAATGAAGATGGCATAACTAAAGTCGAAGTAAACGAATTTTCGATCTAG
- a CDS encoding thioester reductase domain-containing protein, whose protein sequence is MNNDILTSKSDSKLLEFCKNIPHLNQSLNVNIITEYQVEIDQNLFKQALLDLNHKHESLSHLYQKVDDDFLRFPNLKINESDFFTFIDLSYEPEPLQYFDIEYQEHTQREFDLMIEPGARFILFKLSEKHYRGLLVGHHLICDYISGIIYIQSISEHYDRLLNGKDLLNESDDFEAIRICNKKTDEYKNEQLIEELKQYDSPNLGRKDYQMYDMCSTVFDIPEGNKKKVESFCIERNIKPFHFYLTTFQVYIQKKANSKKFIVGLPIDLRASKKYNKALGYLSKPYPLQVDISDTTTYLDLLKQNTRSIIKGIRNKYINYNDKTLSDNSLPKINTLFNYFESTHLNNPQHYLQFDIIQKGFPKATTDFWLSIDQKLDRISIKGEFNKSCFELADVKQFENVFLDIITTIIEDTTSPILQEEKECKMIISSSFSINPLDEMTMELKEVFPFNYTLHHTPYNQVIQFLLGNDIDISSNDSICLFLRLEDFYFYGNDESKSFSFIVNQLIDSLDYSIETKGVMHTIIIAPTKESQDLKKYYNQFITSINSKESVNLIDLRDHYDDTIFNDETNKIAHIPFQKDFYKELGKTLLTDYYLQKAKPIKVVILDCDNTLWKGIYGEDGKEGIQITPHHKRFQQKIIDCYHQGILIALASKNNESDILHFIEHSEEMLLKKEHLVTHRINWNEKTDSLISIAEELNLGLDSFVFIDDNKVEVEKVKLQLAGVLTFLFPLDGHQIDRFVDENLVFKLSKKKSSLVNRTQLYQEEKQRKVISSKYSLKEYIQQLNLTIEQEEINGDNASRVSELTQRTNQFNLSFHRFSEREIIDGIQNKKIKGILISAKDNYGDYGTIGLILYGIEGDTLEVINVLLSCRILGRGIEVHLIKLLKELVNDHCCKHITFRVSVQDRNLPAQTFIQFLGYNVSDGKNKFTISKEDFNNIDENEFLEIKKSSNKKKDKILVQTNRKLENRFLEYLIDNKRSKKVDILPNKQLESIWLKATKSDSIDPDISFLNHGGTSLEAVFLLMEVNKLFKLNLSIGEIYTHNTFNKLSALVQQNQHQIVDHPSSLLEDIYKDIDLSLQEFPFKDNSKKLVKNYSVLVTGGSGFVGIHIVKQLLLDERYTVFCLMRKGNSVSLLSKFKTYSDEYKVPFSENELNRIQLIEGNLGVEKFGLSDNKWNQLAENITEVIHCGANVNFFEPYQNVREVNVLSNLELLKLCDTGAHKRIVYVSSMGVFHSTNNTKLDYLDESNMTGNPLDLHTGYQQTKWAAEKIYSRAIERGYDITIVRLGVVSPNTKTNAYNRSDFFVYLLSTILELGIVPDMRPIDFIDVQDVSRVITSLICQDNFNSGQFINLVNPSTLSVNQLSNLSRFYGEKLEVVTYQKWLEVLFDFLDKNPEHELNKYSIFLKSTDSHDSLIHSILYAPKVKSSNLSSILHQNDIELKEVSFEQLFQLKDTFRAVDLIKSNSIKESDNEINLFGFKEKMKGDIVLDSKEHLHAKSTIILDLKGHIADIGELLVKKKVYLSGSIFIEKISPNELEIKNGFLEILPFNGYTPFHKDALVFIRYQLELISDNKTYILKGDKLNRYFSDIFYELSTIHLTLQEPDGKTWKGMASIPIQEIFKEQTRHLETRKDLNHKEKFKVSILWMGFLSYCALKNYLNLYLRNPILDSKDFKEMLKYIPPLKRNTDLYFRIVDKFKGSQILSKVIKFQRKKWLK, encoded by the coding sequence ATGAATAACGATATTCTGACTTCTAAAAGTGACTCTAAACTGCTTGAATTTTGTAAAAATATCCCTCATCTCAATCAAAGTTTGAATGTGAATATTATTACTGAATATCAAGTTGAAATAGACCAAAACCTTTTTAAGCAAGCTCTATTAGATTTAAATCATAAACATGAAAGTTTGTCTCATCTCTATCAAAAAGTAGATGATGATTTTTTGAGATTTCCGAATTTAAAAATTAATGAAAGTGACTTTTTCACTTTTATAGATTTATCTTATGAGCCTGAACCTCTTCAATATTTTGATATTGAATATCAAGAACATACGCAAAGAGAATTTGATTTAATGATAGAGCCGGGCGCTCGATTTATTCTTTTTAAACTCAGTGAAAAACACTATCGAGGCTTATTAGTAGGACATCATTTAATATGTGATTATATCAGTGGAATTATCTATATCCAAAGTATTTCAGAGCATTATGATCGACTTCTAAATGGAAAAGATTTATTAAACGAAAGTGATGATTTTGAAGCAATTCGAATATGCAATAAAAAAACAGATGAGTATAAAAACGAACAACTGATAGAAGAATTAAAACAGTATGATTCTCCTAATTTGGGTAGAAAAGATTATCAGATGTATGATATGTGCTCTACTGTATTTGATATACCTGAAGGAAATAAAAAGAAGGTAGAATCTTTTTGTATTGAAAGAAATATTAAACCTTTCCATTTCTATTTAACTACCTTCCAGGTTTACATTCAAAAAAAGGCAAATTCCAAAAAATTTATTGTTGGTCTCCCTATAGATTTAAGGGCTAGTAAAAAGTACAATAAAGCCCTTGGCTATTTATCTAAACCATATCCACTTCAGGTAGATATTTCTGATACAACCACTTATTTAGACCTACTAAAGCAAAACACCAGAAGTATAATTAAAGGTATCAGAAATAAATACATTAATTATAACGATAAGACATTATCTGACAACTCCTTACCCAAGATAAATACGCTATTTAATTATTTTGAAAGTACTCACCTAAACAACCCTCAACATTATCTTCAATTTGATATTATTCAAAAGGGTTTTCCAAAAGCAACTACTGACTTTTGGTTATCAATTGATCAAAAATTAGATCGTATTTCTATAAAAGGAGAGTTTAACAAAAGTTGTTTTGAATTAGCGGATGTAAAGCAATTTGAAAATGTTTTTTTAGACATCATAACCACTATCATAGAAGATACTACATCGCCGATACTCCAAGAAGAGAAAGAATGTAAAATGATTATTTCGAGTTCATTTTCAATCAATCCACTTGATGAAATGACAATGGAGTTAAAAGAAGTTTTCCCATTTAATTATACACTCCATCACACTCCCTATAATCAGGTAATACAGTTTCTATTAGGTAATGATATAGACATTTCTTCAAACGATAGTATTTGCTTATTTCTTCGGTTGGAAGATTTCTACTTCTATGGAAATGATGAAAGTAAGAGTTTTTCTTTTATTGTTAATCAACTGATAGACAGTCTTGATTATTCTATTGAAACGAAAGGAGTGATGCACACTATCATTATTGCTCCAACGAAAGAATCTCAAGATTTAAAAAAATATTACAATCAGTTTATTACTTCTATAAACTCAAAAGAAAGTGTAAATCTCATCGATTTAAGAGATCATTATGATGATACTATCTTTAATGATGAAACCAATAAAATAGCACACATTCCATTTCAAAAAGACTTTTATAAAGAGCTTGGTAAGACCCTATTGACCGATTATTATCTTCAAAAAGCAAAACCAATTAAGGTGGTTATTTTGGATTGTGATAATACGCTTTGGAAAGGCATCTATGGTGAAGATGGAAAAGAGGGCATTCAAATCACTCCTCATCATAAAAGATTTCAACAGAAGATCATCGACTGTTATCACCAAGGGATCCTCATTGCTTTAGCTTCTAAAAACAACGAAAGTGATATACTTCATTTTATCGAACACTCTGAAGAGATGTTATTGAAAAAAGAGCATCTTGTGACTCATAGAATCAATTGGAATGAAAAAACAGATTCGTTAATCAGTATTGCAGAAGAGCTTAATTTGGGCTTAGATAGTTTTGTTTTTATTGATGATAACAAAGTGGAAGTTGAAAAAGTGAAACTTCAATTAGCAGGAGTTCTTACCTTTCTTTTTCCTTTAGACGGACATCAGATAGATCGATTTGTTGATGAAAATCTGGTGTTTAAATTATCGAAGAAAAAATCATCTCTTGTTAATAGAACACAGCTTTATCAGGAAGAAAAACAACGTAAGGTAATATCATCAAAATATTCTTTAAAAGAGTATATCCAACAATTGAATTTAACTATTGAGCAGGAAGAAATCAATGGTGATAATGCTTCTAGAGTAAGTGAATTAACACAAAGAACGAATCAATTTAATTTGAGTTTTCATCGTTTTTCTGAGAGAGAAATAATTGATGGAATTCAGAATAAAAAGATCAAGGGAATTCTAATCTCAGCTAAAGATAACTATGGGGATTATGGAACAATAGGGCTAATTCTTTACGGCATCGAAGGAGATACTTTAGAGGTCATCAATGTATTATTGAGTTGTAGAATTTTAGGAAGAGGTATAGAAGTTCATCTAATAAAACTGCTAAAGGAATTAGTTAATGATCATTGTTGTAAACACATCACTTTTAGAGTAAGCGTTCAAGATCGAAACCTACCAGCACAAACTTTTATACAATTTTTAGGATACAATGTTAGTGATGGTAAAAACAAGTTTACCATTTCAAAAGAGGATTTCAATAACATCGATGAGAATGAATTTTTAGAAATAAAGAAATCATCAAATAAGAAAAAGGACAAAATATTAGTTCAGACGAATCGAAAACTAGAGAATAGATTCTTGGAATATCTGATAGATAACAAGAGGAGCAAAAAAGTTGATATTTTACCAAATAAACAATTGGAAAGCATTTGGTTAAAAGCAACAAAAAGTGACTCCATTGATCCAGATATTTCATTTTTAAATCATGGTGGCACTTCTTTGGAGGCTGTTTTTCTACTTATGGAAGTCAATAAACTTTTTAAGTTAAATCTTTCTATAGGAGAAATTTACACACATAATACTTTTAACAAACTGAGTGCTTTAGTTCAGCAAAATCAACATCAAATAGTAGATCATCCTTCATCTCTTTTAGAGGACATTTACAAAGACATAGATCTCAGTCTTCAAGAATTTCCTTTTAAAGACAATTCAAAAAAATTGGTGAAAAACTATTCGGTTTTAGTTACAGGAGGAAGTGGATTTGTAGGTATTCATATTGTTAAGCAACTTTTATTAGATGAAAGATATACTGTTTTCTGTTTGATGAGAAAAGGAAATTCAGTTAGTCTTCTATCGAAGTTCAAAACATATTCTGATGAGTATAAAGTCCCTTTTTCAGAGAATGAGTTAAATAGAATACAATTAATTGAGGGGAACCTTGGAGTAGAAAAATTCGGATTATCCGATAATAAATGGAATCAATTGGCAGAGAACATCACTGAAGTAATTCATTGTGGAGCCAATGTCAATTTCTTCGAACCTTATCAAAATGTTCGGGAGGTAAATGTCTTGTCTAATCTTGAGTTATTAAAACTATGCGATACTGGTGCTCACAAAAGAATTGTCTATGTCTCATCAATGGGTGTTTTTCATAGTACGAATAACACAAAGTTGGACTATTTGGATGAATCGAACATGACGGGTAACCCTCTAGATCTTCATACCGGGTATCAACAAACAAAATGGGCAGCAGAGAAAATTTATTCTAGAGCAATTGAAAGAGGTTATGATATTACTATAGTTCGATTAGGTGTAGTTTCTCCAAATACCAAAACCAATGCTTATAATCGATCAGATTTTTTCGTCTACCTCCTAAGTACAATTTTAGAATTAGGGATTGTACCCGATATGCGACCTATTGACTTTATCGATGTTCAAGATGTTTCAAGAGTTATCACTTCACTTATATGTCAAGATAATTTTAACTCAGGGCAGTTTATCAACCTTGTAAATCCTTCCACTTTATCAGTTAATCAGCTATCCAATCTTTCAAGGTTTTATGGTGAAAAACTTGAAGTAGTAACGTATCAAAAGTGGTTAGAAGTGTTATTTGATTTTCTTGATAAAAACCCTGAACACGAATTAAATAAATATTCGATTTTCTTAAAAAGTACTGATTCACATGACTCTTTAATTCATTCTATTTTATATGCTCCAAAGGTAAAATCATCGAATCTGAGTTCTATTCTACATCAAAATGATATTGAATTGAAAGAAGTTAGCTTTGAGCAATTATTTCAACTAAAAGATACTTTTAGAGCTGTTGATTTAATTAAAAGCAACTCCATCAAAGAGTCAGATAATGAAATCAATTTATTTGGTTTTAAAGAAAAGATGAAAGGTGATATTGTTCTTGATTCTAAAGAACACCTTCACGCAAAAAGCACAATCATTTTAGATTTAAAAGGGCACATTGCTGATATCGGTGAATTATTAGTAAAGAAAAAAGTGTATTTAAGCGGCTCTATTTTTATTGAAAAAATTAGCCCTAATGAACTTGAAATTAAAAATGGTTTTCTAGAAATATTACCATTCAACGGTTATACTCCTTTCCATAAAGATGCCTTGGTATTTATTAGATATCAATTAGAATTAATAAGTGACAATAAAACATATATTCTTAAGGGAGATAAGCTTAACCGATATTTCTCGGATATTTTTTATGAGCTTTCGACAATACACCTCACTTTGCAAGAACCTGATGGAAAAACTTGGAAAGGCATGGCGTCTATCCCAATTCAAGAAATATTTAAGGAACAGACTAGACATTTAGAAACTCGAAAGGATCTAAATCACAAAGAAAAATTTAAGGTAAGTATTCTTTGGATGGGCTTTTTAAGTTACTGTGCACTGAAAAACTATTTGAACCTCTATTTAAGAAACCCCATACTCGATAGTAAAGACTTTAAAGAAATGTTGAAATATATTCCTCCTTTAAAACGGAATACTGATCTCTATTTTAGAATAGTAGACAAATTTAAAGGCTCCCAAATTCTATCAAAAGTAATCAAGTTTCAACGAAAAAAATGGCTAAAATAA
- a CDS encoding S41 family peptidase has protein sequence MKNFLSLIGVMLLSLTSFAQNPLWLRYPSISPDGTHIAFAYQGDVYVVPTSGGEAKAITTHVAYDFSPVWAPDSKHIAFASDRHGNFDLFLTTVDGGHPQRLTYNSTSEIPSSFTPDGKHVLYTAQILDDVKSAQFPYGRLGELYSVSVGGDRPEQVLTITAEHAQYNADMSKILYQDKKGYEDPWRKHHTSAVTRDLWVYDVNTKKHTQISDFKGEDRTPVFYSNDSKVAYTSEVDGTLNVWTMNADGSNKKQITQLKNHPVRFLSAASNDLFCFGYDGEIYTLKEGEQPKKVEISINSDHKVNNISFQKKSSGGYGISVSPNGKEVAFILRGDVFVTSTDYRTTVQITNTPEQERSVSFSPDGRSLVYAGERDGSWNIYQAKLGNEDELYFINATDIQEEIVTAEPAEEFQPKWSPKGDAIAYLEERTTLKVINLETKAKKVILPGTFNYSYSDGDQAFDWSPDGKYLAVQYSPNLWTSTDIGLAQADGEGEIINLSQSGYNSYNPRFVMDGKAIVFANDRYGYRSHGSWGAESDVFGIFLTKDAFDEFQLSKEEYELMKEAKEEKEKKEKEAKEEADKSKKKKKGKKDAADEKEEEEELKIDFDGIQDRLLRLTINSSFLSDFILTKDGDKLYYMSRFEGGYDLWKKDIRENETKLVLKLNGGGGNLQFDKDGKNIFFETGGTFAKIDVASDSRKNISYSAEYYLDHQAERAYMFEHVWRQVDKKFYDPKLHGVDWVFYKNEYAKYLPFINNNYDYSEMLSEMLGELNGSHTGCRFYPSSKDGDATATLGAFYDANYSGDGLKIIEIMEGSPLAQIETEIKAGMTITSIDGQKIVAGQDYFRFLNHKTGKPTRLELDDNGSKKLVVVKPISKGNESNLLYKRWVKQREKETEEASGGKIGYVHVRGMNSSSFRTVYSEALGKNYKKDALIVDTRFNGGGWLHDDLATFLSGKVYCTFAPRGQKFGTEPINKWSKPSAVLCSEGNYSDAHAFPYTYQTLKIGPLIGMPVPGTMTAVWWEQLQDGSLVFGIPQVGVQDLKGNYLENQQVEPEYKIAQDKDVVVEGEDQQLRKAVEVLMKK, from the coding sequence ATGAAAAACTTCCTGAGCTTGATAGGCGTTATGCTCCTATCTCTAACTTCGTTTGCTCAAAATCCATTATGGTTACGCTATCCTTCCATCTCTCCTGACGGAACTCATATTGCATTTGCCTATCAAGGTGATGTCTATGTTGTACCCACTAGCGGCGGTGAAGCAAAAGCAATTACGACTCATGTGGCTTACGATTTTTCTCCGGTATGGGCACCGGACAGTAAGCACATCGCTTTTGCATCGGATAGACATGGTAACTTCGATTTATTCCTAACTACTGTGGATGGTGGACATCCTCAACGTTTAACGTACAACTCTACTTCTGAAATCCCATCATCATTTACTCCTGATGGCAAGCATGTTTTATATACCGCTCAGATTTTAGATGATGTAAAAAGTGCTCAATTCCCTTACGGTCGTCTAGGAGAATTGTATAGCGTTTCTGTGGGCGGTGATCGTCCAGAACAAGTACTGACAATTACTGCAGAACATGCACAATACAATGCGGATATGTCTAAGATCTTGTATCAAGATAAAAAAGGGTACGAAGATCCATGGAGAAAGCATCATACGAGTGCGGTCACTCGCGACCTTTGGGTATACGATGTAAACACAAAGAAACATACACAGATTTCTGATTTCAAAGGTGAAGACAGAACGCCTGTATTCTACAGCAACGACAGCAAAGTAGCTTACACAAGTGAGGTGGATGGTACTTTGAATGTATGGACAATGAATGCGGATGGTTCGAATAAAAAGCAGATCACTCAACTAAAAAATCATCCGGTGAGATTCTTATCGGCAGCATCAAATGATTTATTCTGTTTTGGATATGATGGAGAAATTTACACTTTAAAAGAGGGTGAACAACCTAAGAAAGTGGAAATTAGCATCAATTCAGATCATAAAGTCAATAATATCTCTTTCCAGAAAAAATCGAGTGGTGGTTATGGTATATCCGTATCACCGAATGGTAAAGAGGTCGCATTTATTCTTAGAGGTGATGTTTTCGTGACTTCTACAGATTATAGAACAACTGTTCAAATTACGAATACTCCAGAACAAGAGCGTTCGGTTTCTTTCTCTCCTGATGGCCGTTCATTGGTGTATGCTGGTGAGCGTGATGGTAGCTGGAACATCTACCAAGCTAAATTAGGGAATGAAGATGAGTTGTATTTCATCAATGCAACTGATATCCAAGAAGAGATTGTTACTGCTGAACCTGCAGAGGAATTCCAACCAAAATGGTCGCCTAAAGGTGATGCCATTGCTTACCTTGAAGAAAGAACAACACTTAAAGTCATCAACTTAGAAACGAAAGCTAAGAAAGTAATTCTTCCAGGTACTTTTAACTATTCCTACTCAGATGGAGATCAAGCATTCGATTGGTCACCTGACGGTAAATATTTAGCGGTTCAATATTCACCAAACCTTTGGACATCTACTGACATCGGTTTAGCACAGGCAGATGGTGAGGGTGAAATTATCAACCTTTCACAAAGTGGTTACAATAGCTACAATCCTCGTTTCGTGATGGACGGTAAAGCCATTGTCTTTGCCAACGATCGTTACGGTTACAGATCACATGGTAGCTGGGGAGCTGAGTCTGACGTATTTGGTATCTTCTTAACGAAAGATGCTTTCGATGAATTCCAACTTTCTAAAGAGGAGTATGAATTGATGAAAGAAGCGAAAGAGGAAAAAGAGAAGAAAGAAAAAGAGGCGAAGGAAGAAGCGGATAAATCAAAAAAGAAGAAAAAAGGAAAGAAAGACGCTGCTGATGAAAAAGAAGAGGAAGAAGAATTAAAAATTGATTTCGACGGTATTCAAGATCGTTTATTAAGATTGACGATCAACTCTTCATTCTTATCTGATTTCATCTTAACAAAAGATGGTGATAAGTTATATTACATGAGTCGTTTTGAAGGCGGATATGACCTTTGGAAAAAGGACATCCGTGAGAACGAAACGAAGCTTGTATTGAAATTGAACGGTGGCGGAGGTAACCTTCAATTTGATAAAGACGGTAAGAATATTTTCTTTGAGACAGGCGGAACATTTGCTAAAATTGATGTAGCTTCTGATAGCAGAAAAAACATCTCTTACAGTGCAGAATATTACCTAGATCATCAAGCAGAACGTGCTTACATGTTTGAGCATGTGTGGAGACAAGTGGATAAGAAATTCTACGATCCTAAATTACATGGTGTGGATTGGGTATTCTATAAAAACGAATATGCGAAATACCTTCCTTTCATCAACAACAATTACGATTACTCGGAAATGTTGAGCGAAATGTTGGGTGAATTGAACGGATCGCATACAGGTTGTCGTTTCTACCCGAGCAGCAAAGATGGTGATGCTACGGCTACTCTAGGAGCGTTCTACGACGCTAATTACTCTGGTGATGGTCTGAAGATAATTGAGATCATGGAAGGTTCTCCACTTGCTCAGATCGAAACTGAGATCAAAGCAGGTATGACAATTACTTCTATTGATGGTCAAAAAATCGTGGCTGGTCAAGATTACTTCCGTTTCCTAAACCACAAAACAGGTAAACCTACTCGTTTGGAATTAGACGATAATGGTAGTAAGAAATTAGTCGTTGTAAAACCTATCAGTAAAGGCAACGAAAGCAACTTGCTTTACAAACGTTGGGTGAAGCAAAGAGAGAAAGAAACGGAAGAAGCATCGGGTGGTAAAATTGGCTATGTTCACGTGAGAGGCATGAACAGTTCTAGTTTCCGTACGGTGTACTCTGAAGCTTTAGGTAAAAACTACAAAAAAGACGCTTTAATTGTCGATACTCGTTTTAACGGCGGTGGTTGGTTGCACGATGACTTGGCTACTTTCTTAAGCGGTAAAGTATATTGTACTTTCGCTCCGAGAGGTCAGAAATTCGGTACAGAACCAATCAACAAATGGTCGAAACCATCGGCTGTGTTGTGTTCAGAGGGTAACTACTCAGATGCACACGCCTTCCCTTACACTTACCAAACACTTAAAATCGGTCCACTAATCGGTATGCCTGTTCCGGGTACGATGACAGCCGTTTGGTGGGAACAACTTCAAGACGGTTCATTGGTATTTGGTATTCCTCAAGTGGGTGTTCAAGACTTGAAAGGTAACTACTTAGAAAACCAACAAGTGGAACCTGAATACAAAATCGCACAAGATAAAGATGTGGTGGTTGAAGGAGAAGATCAGCAGTTGAGAAAAGCTGTAGAGGTGTTGATGAAAAAGTAA
- a CDS encoding CPBP family intramembrane glutamic endopeptidase — MQSSLKYASIFIAITLILTWSFTAIIFQDESTIGMFALCMFIPAVVGIILNAVRYKSIKKVIEPLAGRLNAKSTLFAFLYPILFIGLLAVIHITFGFGTLNQDKLENLYTLPTLGGMGMGLLLIFGEEYGWRGFLLPNLAESLGKVKAMIIVGIVWALWHAPIVYMLAKVTNFEHPLGVMILQMGAVFVFSFPFAYAWFESKNVLPPMIFHYVWNFYNPIILGNIYMHNPGIVDGNVMLINGEGLAGLLLGLLFVGWYVYKLGVRS; from the coding sequence ATGCAAAGTTCATTAAAATACGCTTCAATCTTTATTGCCATCACCTTAATATTAACGTGGAGTTTTACAGCCATTATTTTTCAAGATGAAAGTACTATAGGTATGTTCGCCTTATGTATGTTTATTCCAGCGGTGGTAGGTATTATACTAAATGCTGTTCGTTACAAATCAATAAAAAAAGTAATCGAACCCCTGGCAGGAAGATTAAATGCAAAGAGTACATTGTTTGCCTTTCTTTATCCCATATTATTTATCGGTTTATTGGCTGTTATCCATATCACTTTTGGTTTCGGAACATTGAATCAGGATAAATTAGAAAACCTATATACGCTGCCTACATTAGGTGGAATGGGAATGGGTTTATTACTAATTTTTGGTGAAGAATACGGATGGAGAGGTTTCCTCTTACCTAATTTAGCGGAGTCTTTAGGCAAAGTAAAGGCTATGATAATAGTAGGTATTGTATGGGCATTATGGCATGCTCCAATTGTTTATATGTTGGCTAAAGTAACTAATTTCGAACATCCACTAGGAGTTATGATTCTTCAGATGGGAGCTGTATTTGTCTTCTCATTTCCATTTGCTTACGCCTGGTTTGAATCTAAAAACGTTTTGCCTCCAATGATTTTTCACTATGTATGGAATTTCTATAACCCTATTATTTTAGGTAATATCTACATGCATAATCCTGGAATTGTAGATGGTAATGTGATGTTGATTAATGGTGAAGGACTTGCAGGATTATTGTTGGGACTGTTGTTTGTGGGGTGGTATGTTTATAAATTAGGAGTAAGGAGTTAA